CTCCATAAAATCTCTGGAAAAACCCGAGTATGGTTACAGCAATATCCAAATAAAAACAGGCAAGGTAATGCGCGGCGAATTCCAAGCCACCCAAATCGACACCACCTCAGAAACCGCCAACAAACGCCACGGCAACCAACTCATTGACATAGTAGAAAAAACCGCAAGCACCCTTAACTTGACAGATAAAGCCAGACAGTTTGCATCCAAAACCATCCGAACACTTGGTGGGGTAGAGGCAAACCTGCATAAAACCTCCTTTGCAGACGCACACCTACATGAGGTAGCTTTGGTTGATACTGCCGCGGAAATTCTTGGTGTGGCTGTTGCTGCAGATGATTTGGGCTTGTTTGATGCAAAAATTTATGCTACACCCTTGGCGGTTGGTGGAGGAATCATAAAGTTTTCTCATGGTATCGTTTCGGTTCCTGCTCCTGCAACTTTGGCTATCTTGCAGTCGAAGAATTTTCCGTTTCATGGTGGACCAATTGAGGCTGAGCTTGCAACTCCGACGGGTGTAGCTATTTTGGTTAATTTAGTGGATGAAGTTACCCCCTTTTATCCTTCGCTTGTTCCGTTACGTGTTGGTTATGGTACGGGAACCAAGGAGTTTGAGCAGATGCCCACAGTGTTGAGGTTTATACTGGGTAATCCAGTAGCGAAGGAAATTTTTGAGGACGAAATCGCTGTTTTAGAAACAAACATTGATGATGCCACAGGAGAAATCATCGGGTACACCATTGACAAGCTGCTCAGCGAAGGAGCCAAAGACGTTAGCGTGATTCCAATGTTCACTAAAAAGAACAGGCCAGGACACATAATCAAAGTTATTGCCGAGCAAAAAGACGCACAGCGCCTCTCACAAGTTTTGATTAATGAAACAGGCACTTTGGGGGTAAGAGTGCATTTTTGTCAAAGACACATCATAGCTCGCGAGGTATGCAGTGTAGATTTGCTTTTGATGGGCAACTTGGAAACTGTGAGGGTGAAGATTTCTAAAGACCAAAAGGGCAGAATCATCCGCATCAAACCCGAATATGAAGACCTAAAGAAACTGGCAGAAAAAACCAGAACACCCCTAAGAGAACTCATGGAACTCGCAACAGAAAACGCAAAGAAAAACCTGTAAACCAAGGAATAATCCATGAACAAACTGGAAAAGAAAATCGCTAACATTGAAGAGTACATCAAAAAAACTGGCAAAGGCGGAGCAGTTGTGGCTTTTTCAGGCGGAGTGGACAGCTCAACGCTGGCGGCTGTGTGCCATAAAGTTTTAGGCAAAAAAGCTGTGGCTGCTACTGCGCAGTCACCGACGTATACTACAGAAGAGCTAAAAGAGGCAAAAGATGCAGCAAGAGAAATCGGCATCAAATTGATAGTTGTTAAAACCAATGAGTTGGATGACGAAAATTTTGTTGAAAACTCTGAGAACCGCTGTTATTACTGCAAGAAAGCATTATTGGCTGAACTGAAAAAAGTTGCTGAAAAATTGGGTTTTGAAGTAGTTTTTGAAGGCACAAACATCAGCGACTTGAAAGGGCATAGACCAGGATTCCAGGCAGTAAAAGAAACAAGCTATGCTTATTCACCATGGGTTGAGATAGGCTTTTCCAAAGAGGAAATAAGGCAGATTGCCACAAAGTTGGAACTGAAGGTTCAGGATAAGCCATCTAATGCGTGTTTAGCTTCAAGGATTCCGTTCAACGAAAAAATTACTG
This is a stretch of genomic DNA from Candidatus Bathyarchaeota archaeon. It encodes these proteins:
- the larC gene encoding nickel pincer cofactor biosynthesis protein LarC, giving the protein MKMIENNKILLIDCQASGVAGDMILGALIDLGANIDKVVYSIKSLEKPEYGYSNIQIKTGKVMRGEFQATQIDTTSETANKRHGNQLIDIVEKTASTLNLTDKARQFASKTIRTLGGVEANLHKTSFADAHLHEVALVDTAAEILGVAVAADDLGLFDAKIYATPLAVGGGIIKFSHGIVSVPAPATLAILQSKNFPFHGGPIEAELATPTGVAILVNLVDEVTPFYPSLVPLRVGYGTGTKEFEQMPTVLRFILGNPVAKEIFEDEIAVLETNIDDATGEIIGYTIDKLLSEGAKDVSVIPMFTKKNRPGHIIKVIAEQKDAQRLSQVLINETGTLGVRVHFCQRHIIAREVCSVDLLLMGNLETVRVKISKDQKGRIIRIKPEYEDLKKLAEKTRTPLRELMELATENAKKNL
- the larE gene encoding ATP-dependent sacrificial sulfur transferase LarE; translation: MNKLEKKIANIEEYIKKTGKGGAVVAFSGGVDSSTLAAVCHKVLGKKAVAATAQSPTYTTEELKEAKDAAREIGIKLIVVKTNELDDENFVENSENRCYYCKKALLAELKKVAEKLGFEVVFEGTNISDLKGHRPGFQAVKETSYAYSPWVEIGFSKEEIRQIATKLELKVQDKPSNACLASRIPFNEKITAERLERIRKAEQVIKKIAGVRQLRVRDHNGLARIEVEKTEQKLLFENKILDKITTQLKVLGFRYVTVDAEGYRTGSMLSSKNSA